Genomic window (Nitrospirota bacterium):
TCTCATGGACGTGATACCTCTTGACGCAGGCCTTGTCAAAGGCTCTCACGGCAGGGTGACCGGCAATGATGACGAGGGGCCTGTCTTTATGACCACCGAACCAAAGCTTCTCAATTCACAAACCGTAAAAGCACGGGATGTCTTTGACTTGCTGTTGGGGCATGTCTTTAAAGACTAATTAAAAAAGCCAGGGGCATGGAGCAAAGAGCATAGGGTTACTGCAAATTCTCTCACAATATACTCATTGAAAATGTTATAATTTCGGGTCACGTTTTTAATAATTCACTTATGAATTCTGTCTTATATTTTCACCTGTTTTAAGAAGGAGACTACATGGCAAGACTTACAATAAATATTGAAGAAGAGATGAAGACTTCCTACCTTGATTACGCGATGAGCGTGATCGTGGGCAGGGCGCTTCCTGACGTCAGGGACGGCCTGAAGCCCGTTCAGCGCAGGATAATGTATGCGATGTTGAGGGAAGGGCTTTTACCGACAAAAAAATATTCCAAATGCGCCGGCGTCGTCGGCGAGGTCCTGAAGAAATACCACCCGCACGGCGATTCCGCGGTTTATGACGCGCTCGTGCGCCTTGCCCAGGATTTTAATATGCGTTATCCGCTCGTGGACGGCCAGGGGAATTTCGGCTCCATTGACGGCGACCCTGCCGCGGCGTACCGTTATACGGAATCACGCCTTACGAAACTTGCCGAAGAGCTGCTCGTTGATATCGATAAAGAGACAGTGGATTTTACGCCGAATTTTGACGAGACCACGGAAGAGCCTATTGTCCTCCCTTCAAAGGTCCCGAATCTTATTATCAACGGGTCAGCGGGCATAGCTGTCGGCATGGCTACAAACATCCCTCCCCATAACCTCGGAGAGATCATTGACGGGCTTGTGATGATGATAGAAAACCCCGAGGTCACTGTTAAAGAACTAATGAAAAAGATTAAAGGCCCCGACTTTCCGACAGGCAGCACTATTCACGGGAGAAAGGGGATCATTGACGCTTACCATACGGGCCGGGGACATTTAAAGATACGGGCCAAAGTGGAAATTGAACCCCAAAAGGGGGACAGGGAGAGCATCATTATTTCAGAGCTGCCTTATCAGGTCAACAAGGCAAGGCTCATTGAAAAGATTGCCGAGCTTGTGCGTGAAAAGAAGATCGAAGGGCTCTCTGATCTCCGTGATGAATCCGACAGGGAAGGCATAAGGGTCGTCATGGAGGTCAAGCGCGGCGAGATCGCGCAGGTGGTGCTGAACCAGCTTTATAAACACACCCCGATGGAGACCACCTTCGGCATCATCATGCTCTCGATCGTCAACGGCCAGCCAAAGGTCCTGAACCTCGCCCAGATGCTTTCTTATTTCCTCCAGCACCGGCGTGATGTCATTGTCAGGAGGACGAAGTTTGAACTGCGCAAGGCCGAAGAGAAGGCCCATATCCTTGAAGGACTCAAGATCGCGCTAGATAATCTTGACGCGATCATTTCCTTGATCCGCAAATCAAAGACGCCCGATGAGGCGCTTGAGGGTTTGATGAGCAAATTTCCCCTGTCAAAGATCCAGGCACAGGCCATCCTCGATATGAGGCTGCAAAGACTTACCGGCCTTGAAAGGGACAAAATAATCCAGGATTATCTCGATACGATCAGGGAGATCGAACGCCTTAAGGCGATCCTCGCAAGCCCCACGCTTGTAGACAATATCATCAAAGACGACCTCCTTGAGATAAAGAAAAAATACGCGGACAAGAGGCGCACTGTAATCGCGGAGGAGGCAGAGGAGATAACCCTTGAAGACCTCATTCAGGAAGAGGAGATGGTGGTCACCATTTCTCATAACGGCTATATCAAGCGGAACCCCCTCACGCAGTACAGGAGCCAGAGGAGGGGCGGAAAGGGGTCGATGGGCATGGAGACGAGGGAAGAGGATTTTGTGGAACGCCTCTTTACCGCGTCAACGCACGACCATGTGCTCTTCTTCACAAACTTCGGACGGCTTTACTGGCTTAAGGTTTATCAGATCCCTGAGATGGGTAGGGCCGCCAAGGGAAAGGCAATTGTAAATCTTTTACAGTTATCGCAATATGAAAAAATATCCGCTGTCTTTGCAATAAAGGAATTCACGGAAGGGTCTTCCCTTTTCATGGCAACCAAAAAGGGAGTTGTCAAAAAAACATCCCTTGCCGCATACAGCAATCCCCGGACAAAAGGCATAAACGCAATTAAACTTGATGAGGATGATGAGCTCATTGGCGTGCGGATGACAGACGGTAAAAAAGATATTAATCTCAGCACCAGGAATGGCCTGTCAATAAGATTTAACGAAGACAACGTAAGGGAGATGGGCAGGGTCGCTCACGGTGTCAGGGGAATGAGATTAAAACAGGATGATGAGGTTGTCTCTGTTGATATCCTTGATGACGATACAACGCTTCTGACGGTCACGGAAAAAGGTTACGGAAAAAGGACCAAGGCTGAAGAATACCGCTTGCAGAGCAGGGGCGGTAAAGGCATATTCACGATAAAGGTAACACCCAAGAACGGCAAGGTCGTCGGGGTGCTTCAGGTGACAAGCGATGATGAGATAATCATCATTGCAAGCAGCGGTAAACTGATCCGCATAAAGGCATCAAATATCTCCACCATCGGAAGGGCCACCCAGGGAGTAAGGCTCATAGACCTCGCAGAAGACGACAAGGTCGTCAGCGTAGCGCGTTTCGCCGAACAGGACGAGGAAGAAGCAAACGGCGAAAATTTATTTAAGGAATAAACAGGAAAATAGTAACGGGTGACGCGTAACGAGTAACGGGAAGAAAAAGTCTTTACCCGTCACTTGTTACGCGTTACTGTTTTTTAGCTCTTAAACGTAAAATACACCGCGCCTAAAATGCAGAGAAAGGCGTAGAAGTAGTCGGTCTTCCACGGTTGTTTCATGTAGAACAACGCGAAGGGGATGAAGATGCAGATCGTGATTATCTCCTGCATGATCTTTAATTGAGGAAGACTCATGCTTGTATATCCTATCCTGTTTGCCGGCACCTGCAGCAGGTATTCAAATAATGCCACAAGCCAGCTTAACAGCGCCGCAAAATACCAGGGCTTCGTATTCAGGTGCTTCAAATGACCGTACCACGCAAAGGTCATAAAAACATTTGATAAGGACAACAGGATAATTGTTATGAACGCGGGTCTCATAAAATGAGTTTAATAAAACGGCGGAAGGATTGTAAACAGAGCAGAAAGCAAAACAGGCGCAGACTGATGCCTGCGCCTGTTTGTTTATAGAAAAAACTAAACCGCTTTTATTAACTGAGGTGCTTGTTGACCAGCTTGGTCATCTCGAACATCGTGACTGTCTTTTTCCCGCCAA
Coding sequences:
- the gyrA gene encoding DNA gyrase subunit A — encoded protein: MARLTINIEEEMKTSYLDYAMSVIVGRALPDVRDGLKPVQRRIMYAMLREGLLPTKKYSKCAGVVGEVLKKYHPHGDSAVYDALVRLAQDFNMRYPLVDGQGNFGSIDGDPAAAYRYTESRLTKLAEELLVDIDKETVDFTPNFDETTEEPIVLPSKVPNLIINGSAGIAVGMATNIPPHNLGEIIDGLVMMIENPEVTVKELMKKIKGPDFPTGSTIHGRKGIIDAYHTGRGHLKIRAKVEIEPQKGDRESIIISELPYQVNKARLIEKIAELVREKKIEGLSDLRDESDREGIRVVMEVKRGEIAQVVLNQLYKHTPMETTFGIIMLSIVNGQPKVLNLAQMLSYFLQHRRDVIVRRTKFELRKAEEKAHILEGLKIALDNLDAIISLIRKSKTPDEALEGLMSKFPLSKIQAQAILDMRLQRLTGLERDKIIQDYLDTIREIERLKAILASPTLVDNIIKDDLLEIKKKYADKRRTVIAEEAEEITLEDLIQEEEMVVTISHNGYIKRNPLTQYRSQRRGGKGSMGMETREEDFVERLFTASTHDHVLFFTNFGRLYWLKVYQIPEMGRAAKGKAIVNLLQLSQYEKISAVFAIKEFTEGSSLFMATKKGVVKKTSLAAYSNPRTKGINAIKLDEDDELIGVRMTDGKKDINLSTRNGLSIRFNEDNVREMGRVAHGVRGMRLKQDDEVVSVDILDDDTTLLTVTEKGYGKRTKAEEYRLQSRGGKGIFTIKVTPKNGKVVGVLQVTSDDEIIIIASSGKLIRIKASNISTIGRATQGVRLIDLAEDDKVVSVARFAEQDEEEANGENLFKE
- a CDS encoding DMT family protein; translation: MRPAFITIILLSLSNVFMTFAWYGHLKHLNTKPWYFAALLSWLVALFEYLLQVPANRIGYTSMSLPQLKIMQEIITICIFIPFALFYMKQPWKTDYFYAFLCILGAVYFTFKS